Proteins encoded by one window of Actinocorallia herbida:
- a CDS encoding 2-oxoacid:acceptor oxidoreductase subunit alpha yields the protein MTKQVQQLDRVIIRFAGDSGDGMQLTGDRFTADSAEFGNDISTLPNYPAEIRAPAGTIPGVSSFQLHFADHDIMTPGDAPNVLVAMNPAALKANLGDLPKGADVIVNTDEFSKRNLVKVGYAASPVEDGSLNDYRVHALPLTSMTVKALEDFDLTKKDKERAKNMFALGLLSWLYHRPIEGTISFLEKKFAKKPEIMKANVAAFQAGWSFGETTEDFVNSYEVKPATLEPGLYRQITGNTALAWGLVAAGERSGLDVFLGSYPITPATDILHELSKFKNFGVRTFQAEDEIAAIGAALGASFGGALGLTTTSGPGVALKAETIGLAVSVELPLLIVNVQRSGPSTGMPTKTEQADLLQAMFGRNGESPVPIVAPLSPSDCFFAAIEAARIAVKYRTPVFILSDGYLANGSEPWKLPEVADLPVIEANFAEPDQVDFQPFKRDPETLARPWAVPGTTGLEHRIGGLEKADGSGNISYDPANHDLMTRLRQAKVDGIANDIEPLRVEDPDGDAKVLVLGWGGTYGAISAAVRRVRKAGGKVAQAHVRHLNPFPANMAEVLKSYDKVIVPEINLGQLATLLRSKYLIDVVGYNRVRGLPFKAEELADVIRDVINSDS from the coding sequence GTGACCAAACAGGTCCAGCAGCTCGACCGTGTCATCATCCGTTTCGCCGGCGACTCCGGTGACGGCATGCAGCTGACCGGTGACAGGTTCACCGCCGACTCGGCGGAGTTCGGCAACGACATCTCGACCCTGCCCAACTACCCGGCGGAGATCCGCGCACCCGCCGGGACCATCCCGGGCGTCTCCAGCTTCCAGCTGCACTTCGCCGACCACGACATCATGACGCCCGGCGACGCGCCGAACGTCCTGGTGGCGATGAACCCCGCGGCGTTGAAGGCCAACCTCGGCGACCTGCCCAAGGGCGCCGACGTGATCGTCAACACCGACGAGTTCAGCAAGCGCAACCTGGTCAAGGTCGGCTACGCGGCGAGCCCCGTCGAGGACGGCTCGCTGAACGACTACCGGGTGCACGCGCTGCCGCTGACCTCGATGACGGTCAAGGCGCTCGAGGACTTCGACCTCACCAAGAAGGACAAGGAACGGGCGAAGAACATGTTCGCCCTGGGCCTGCTGTCCTGGCTCTACCACCGGCCGATCGAGGGCACGATCTCCTTCCTCGAGAAGAAGTTCGCCAAGAAGCCCGAGATCATGAAGGCCAACGTGGCCGCCTTCCAGGCGGGCTGGAGCTTCGGTGAGACCACCGAGGACTTCGTGAACTCCTACGAGGTCAAGCCCGCGACCCTGGAGCCGGGCCTCTACCGCCAGATCACCGGCAACACGGCCCTCGCGTGGGGCCTGGTCGCCGCGGGCGAGCGGTCCGGTCTCGACGTGTTCCTCGGCTCCTACCCGATCACCCCGGCCACGGACATCCTGCACGAGCTGTCGAAGTTCAAGAACTTCGGCGTCCGCACGTTCCAGGCCGAGGACGAGATCGCCGCGATCGGCGCGGCGCTGGGCGCCTCGTTCGGCGGCGCGCTCGGCCTCACCACCACGTCCGGTCCGGGTGTGGCGCTGAAGGCCGAGACGATCGGCCTCGCCGTGTCCGTCGAACTGCCGCTGCTGATCGTGAACGTGCAGCGCTCCGGCCCGTCCACGGGCATGCCGACCAAGACCGAGCAGGCCGACCTGCTCCAGGCCATGTTCGGCCGCAACGGCGAGTCCCCGGTGCCGATCGTCGCGCCGCTCTCGCCGTCCGACTGCTTCTTCGCCGCGATCGAGGCCGCACGGATCGCGGTGAAGTACCGGACCCCGGTCTTCATCCTCTCGGACGGGTACCTCGCCAACGGCTCCGAGCCGTGGAAGCTGCCCGAGGTCGCCGACCTTCCGGTGATCGAGGCGAACTTCGCCGAGCCGGACCAGGTCGACTTCCAGCCCTTCAAGCGCGACCCCGAGACGCTGGCCCGCCCCTGGGCCGTCCCGGGCACGACGGGCCTGGAACACCGGATCGGCGGGCTGGAGAAGGCCGACGGCTCCGGCAACATCTCCTACGATCCGGCCAACCACGACCTCATGACCCGGCTCCGCCAGGCCAAGGTCGACGGCATCGCCAACGACATCGAGCCGCTGCGGGTCGAGGACCCGGACGGCGACGCCAAGGTCCTCGTGCTCGGCTGGGGAGGCACCTACGGCGCCATCTCCGCGGCCGTCCGCCGGGTCCGCAAGGCGGGCGGGAAGGTCGCACAGGCACACGTGCGGCACCTCAACCCGTTCCCGGCGAACATGGCCGAAGTGCTCAAGTCCTACGACAAGGTGATCGTGCCCGAGATCAACCTCGGACAGCTCGCCACGCTGCTGCGCAGCAAGTACCTGATCGACGTGGTCGGCTACAACCGCGTCCGCGGTCTCCCCTTCAAGGCGGAGGAACTCGCCGACGTGATCCGGGATGTGATCAACAGTGACTCTTGA
- a CDS encoding 2-oxoacid:ferredoxin oxidoreductase subunit beta, with protein sequence MKDFKSDQEVRWCPGCGDYAILAAVQGFMPELGIKRENTVFISGIGCSSRFPYYMNTFGFHSIHGRAPAIATGLASARQDLSVWVVTGDGDSLSIGGNHLIHALRRNVNIKILLFNNRIYGLTKGQYSPTSETGKVTKSSPMGSVDSPFNPISLAIGAEGAFIARTIDSDRQHLQSVLRAAAEHKGSALVEIYQNCNIFNDGAYEPLKDSEQRDDITLRLEHGQPLIYGKDRDKALVRDGFGFKVGSPDDPDVVIHDAHTTNPSLAFALSRLDQPAFTHVPIGVFRSAPRASYDSLLNEQVAEAKATQGKGDLAALLASGDTWRVD encoded by the coding sequence ATGAAGGACTTCAAGTCGGACCAGGAGGTCCGGTGGTGCCCCGGTTGCGGGGACTACGCGATCCTCGCCGCGGTTCAGGGCTTCATGCCCGAACTGGGGATCAAGCGCGAGAACACCGTGTTCATCTCGGGCATCGGCTGCTCCTCCCGGTTCCCGTACTACATGAACACCTTCGGGTTCCACTCGATCCACGGGCGCGCCCCGGCGATCGCGACGGGCCTCGCCTCGGCCCGGCAGGACCTGTCGGTGTGGGTGGTCACCGGTGACGGCGACTCGCTGTCCATCGGCGGCAACCACCTGATCCACGCGCTGCGCCGCAACGTCAACATCAAGATCCTGCTGTTCAACAACCGGATCTACGGGCTGACCAAGGGCCAGTACTCGCCGACCTCCGAGACCGGCAAGGTCACCAAGTCCAGCCCGATGGGCTCGGTCGACAGCCCCTTCAACCCGATCTCCCTGGCGATCGGCGCGGAGGGCGCGTTCATCGCCCGGACCATCGACTCCGACCGTCAGCACCTCCAGTCGGTGCTGCGGGCGGCGGCCGAGCACAAGGGCTCGGCACTGGTGGAGATCTACCAGAACTGCAACATCTTCAACGACGGCGCCTACGAGCCGCTGAAGGACTCCGAGCAGCGCGACGACATCACGCTGCGCCTGGAGCACGGCCAGCCGCTCATCTACGGCAAGGACCGCGACAAGGCCCTCGTCCGCGACGGGTTCGGCTTCAAGGTCGGCAGCCCGGACGACCCGGACGTGGTGATCCACGACGCGCACACCACGAACCCGTCCCTGGCGTTCGCGCTGTCGCGGCTGGACCAGCCGGCGTTCACCCACGTGCCGATCGGCGTGTTCCGCTCGGCGCCGCGGGCGTCCTACGACTCCCTGCTGAACGAGCAGGTGGCCGAGGCCAAGGCCACGCAGGGCAAGGGCGACCTCGCCGCGCTGCTGGCCAGCGGGGACACCTGGCGCGTCGACTGA
- a CDS encoding SecDF P1 head subdomain-containing protein, with product MRRPPRTLMITSIVVIALAACAVALTGVLLSIARQPRVDLAEPLLIYPVSQHTQGVCPVDALGFAGPEPSCYQVVEDGIEVKRVSAVDVQALPDGTYGVVLHLLTGDRGEFESLTGKAAGKQLVLVVSGRVVTAPTVDAPIKGGRVMLTGQFSQAGADQLAYELTGK from the coding sequence ATGCGGAGACCGCCGAGGACCCTGATGATCACCTCGATCGTCGTCATCGCGCTGGCCGCCTGCGCGGTGGCGCTCACCGGGGTGCTGCTGTCGATCGCGCGCCAGCCCCGCGTCGACCTCGCGGAGCCGCTGCTGATCTACCCGGTGTCCCAGCACACGCAGGGCGTCTGCCCCGTCGACGCGCTGGGCTTCGCGGGCCCCGAGCCGTCCTGCTACCAGGTGGTGGAGGACGGGATCGAGGTCAAGCGGGTCAGCGCGGTGGACGTGCAGGCGCTTCCGGACGGCACCTACGGGGTGGTCCTGCACCTGCTGACGGGCGACCGGGGCGAGTTCGAGAGCCTGACGGGCAAGGCCGCGGGCAAGCAGCTCGTCCTCGTCGTGTCCGGGCGGGTGGTGACCGCGCCGACCGTGGACGCGCCGATCAAGGGCGGCCGGGTCATGCTGACCGGCCAGTTCAGCCAGGCCGGCGCCGATCAGCTGGCGTACGAGCTCACCGGAAAGTGA
- a CDS encoding DUF937 domain-containing protein, with protein MTQRFDEETLMWLEEESAGGGSSSGKKIAAMAGGGIVGTAVLGKALAPVAKRLARKTGLPQSQVQMLLTAAAPVIISAVSAIVAKRKQQQNVQGEVIQNGVSSPETGGHKEAKGLLGTHRHRR; from the coding sequence ATGACCCAGAGGTTCGACGAAGAGACCCTGATGTGGCTCGAAGAGGAGTCGGCGGGCGGCGGCTCGTCCTCCGGCAAGAAGATCGCCGCGATGGCCGGGGGCGGCATCGTCGGCACCGCGGTCCTGGGCAAGGCGCTGGCCCCGGTGGCCAAGCGGCTGGCCCGCAAGACCGGACTGCCGCAGAGCCAGGTGCAGATGCTGCTGACGGCGGCGGCCCCGGTGATCATCAGCGCGGTGAGCGCGATCGTGGCCAAGCGCAAGCAGCAGCAGAACGTGCAGGGCGAGGTGATCCAGAACGGCGTGTCCTCGCCGGAAACGGGCGGGCACAAGGAGGCCAAGGGCCTTCTGGGCACGCACCGGCACCGCCGCTGA
- a CDS encoding alpha/beta fold hydrolase: MRRWVAGAAVAGLVAAGGGGYVLLRDDGPEVVQEDARIDVVDGPRDEERITLDATFYRPTGAGKVPAVLLAHGFGGSKRSQAAAARDLAERGYAVLTWSARGFGASGGQIALNSPDYEVKDTRQLIDWLGKRPEVLQDAPGDPRVGMAGPSYGGAISLLTAAYDDRVDALVPSITWHDLSEALLPDGVFKKLWAGLFFTGESDGSTACGRFRPELCAMYQRIAQTGEATEEDVALLRASSPSTAPPVKAPTLLIQGQSDSLFPLDHADANARRAAGPVSVVWYQGGHDGGDAEAPLLTDLTATFFDDHLKGLDSEPAAAFTVSRATGVDSTNGRTWLRAATSPTYPGLSSTPRAMPVEGDEQTVQNPAGGVPAAISALPGLGGLSALGSSLGSLGADFASPGQSASFTTEPLAESLRVTGAPRLTVKVDRAATLFAKVYDVTPEGAAALARRIAAPVRLTEAGEAEVVLPAIDYDFARGHRVRIVLSTTDQGFASPLAPATYKISAVSALTLPTVPGLATPAGRPPAWVWALPLGALVVAGALVFRRRPKNSFDPALAEVPLRIDGLTKTYSNGFKAVDDLSFKVEKGQVLGLLGPNGAGKTTTLRMLMGLIHPEGGEIRIFGHKVTPGAAVLRRLGSFVEGPGFLPHLSGRDNLTLYWRATGRPFAEAHLEEALEVADLGEEALARPVRTYSQGMRARLAIAQAMLGLPDLLVLDEPTNGLDPPQIRAMREVLVDYAARGRTVIVSSHLLSEVEQTCSHVVVMTRGAKVADGPVEEIVGGRGLENVFLEIIGGGV; encoded by the coding sequence ATGAGGCGGTGGGTCGCGGGCGCGGCCGTGGCGGGCCTCGTCGCGGCCGGCGGGGGCGGATACGTCCTCCTGCGCGACGACGGCCCCGAGGTGGTCCAGGAAGACGCGCGGATCGACGTCGTCGACGGTCCGCGCGACGAGGAGCGGATCACGCTCGACGCGACCTTCTACCGGCCGACGGGCGCCGGGAAGGTCCCCGCGGTGCTCCTCGCGCACGGCTTCGGCGGCTCCAAGCGCTCCCAGGCCGCGGCGGCGCGGGATCTCGCCGAGCGCGGCTACGCGGTGCTGACCTGGTCGGCCCGTGGTTTCGGCGCGTCGGGCGGTCAGATCGCGCTCAACTCCCCGGACTACGAGGTCAAGGACACCAGGCAGCTCATCGACTGGCTGGGCAAGCGCCCCGAGGTGCTCCAGGACGCCCCGGGCGACCCGCGCGTCGGCATGGCGGGCCCGTCCTACGGCGGCGCGATCTCCCTGCTGACCGCGGCCTACGACGACCGGGTGGACGCCCTGGTCCCGTCCATCACCTGGCACGACCTGTCCGAGGCGCTGCTGCCCGACGGGGTGTTCAAGAAGCTGTGGGCGGGGCTGTTCTTCACCGGCGAGTCGGACGGATCCACCGCCTGTGGACGGTTCCGGCCCGAGCTGTGCGCGATGTACCAGCGGATCGCCCAGACCGGCGAGGCCACCGAGGAGGACGTCGCCCTGCTGCGGGCCTCTTCCCCGTCGACCGCTCCGCCCGTCAAGGCGCCGACTCTCCTTATCCAGGGCCAGAGCGACTCTCTCTTCCCCCTCGACCACGCCGACGCCAACGCGCGCCGGGCCGCGGGCCCCGTCTCCGTCGTCTGGTACCAGGGCGGCCACGACGGCGGTGACGCCGAGGCCCCTCTGCTCACCGATCTCACCGCGACCTTCTTCGACGACCACCTGAAGGGCCTCGACTCGGAGCCGGCCGCGGCCTTCACCGTCAGCCGGGCGACCGGGGTGGACTCCACGAACGGGCGGACCTGGCTGCGCGCGGCGACCTCCCCGACCTATCCGGGCCTGTCCTCGACGCCCCGGGCAATGCCCGTGGAGGGCGACGAGCAGACCGTCCAGAACCCCGCGGGCGGCGTCCCCGCGGCCATCTCCGCGCTGCCCGGCCTCGGCGGCCTGAGCGCGCTGGGCTCCTCGCTCGGGTCCCTCGGTGCGGACTTCGCCTCGCCAGGGCAGAGCGCCTCCTTCACCACGGAGCCTTTGGCGGAGTCCCTGCGGGTGACGGGCGCGCCGCGCCTGACCGTCAAGGTCGACCGGGCCGCCACCCTCTTCGCGAAGGTCTACGACGTCACCCCCGAGGGCGCCGCCGCGCTCGCCCGGCGGATCGCCGCGCCCGTCAGGCTGACCGAGGCCGGGGAGGCGGAGGTCGTCCTTCCGGCGATCGACTACGACTTCGCGCGCGGCCACCGGGTCAGGATCGTGCTCTCCACGACCGACCAGGGCTTCGCGAGCCCGCTCGCCCCCGCCACCTACAAGATCTCGGCGGTCTCGGCCCTCACGCTCCCGACCGTGCCCGGCCTGGCCACCCCCGCGGGGCGGCCTCCGGCCTGGGTGTGGGCGCTGCCCCTCGGCGCGCTCGTGGTCGCCGGGGCGCTGGTGTTCCGGCGCAGGCCCAAGAACAGCTTCGACCCCGCGCTCGCCGAGGTGCCGCTGCGGATCGACGGCCTCACCAAGACCTACTCCAACGGGTTCAAAGCGGTCGACGATCTGTCCTTCAAGGTCGAGAAGGGCCAGGTCCTCGGACTGCTGGGCCCCAACGGCGCGGGGAAGACGACGACTCTGCGGATGCTCATGGGGCTCATCCATCCCGAGGGCGGCGAGATCCGGATCTTCGGCCACAAGGTGACGCCGGGGGCCGCGGTGCTGCGCAGGCTCGGCTCGTTCGTCGAGGGCCCGGGGTTCCTTCCGCATCTGTCCGGCCGCGACAACCTGACCCTGTACTGGCGGGCCACCGGACGTCCCTTCGCCGAGGCCCACCTCGAAGAGGCCCTTGAGGTGGCGGACCTCGGCGAGGAGGCGCTGGCCCGCCCCGTCCGGACGTACTCGCAGGGCATGCGGGCCCGGCTGGCGATCGCCCAGGCGATGCTCGGCCTCCCGGACCTCCTGGTCCTCGACGAGCCGACGAACGGCCTCGACCCGCCGCAGATCCGCGCGATGCGCGAGGTCCTGGTGGACTACGCCGCGCGCGGCCGCACCGTGATCGTCTCCAGCCACCTCCTCAGCGAGGTCGAGCAGACCTGCAGCCACGTCGTGGTGATGACCCGCGGCGCGAAGGTCGCCGACGGCCCGGTCGAGGAGATCGTCGGAGGCCGCGGCCTGGAGAACGTGTTCCTGGAGATCATCGGAGGGGGCGTATGA
- a CDS encoding ABC transporter permease, translating to MSRALPLRVEAVRQFRRRRTLVAFGLLLALPWILILAFQFGGEGDAPDGRISLVDVATTGGLNFALFSLFVATGFLLVVAVALFCGDTVASEAGWSSLRYLLAAPVPRDRLLRQKLIVALGYAAAAVLTLPVMALLAGTLVFGWTDVTIPTGGTFPAEAAFGRMAIIAGYALVSQLVVAAVAFLLSVSTDSPLGAVGGAVGMVIICNILDAVEALGSWRDVLPTRYMYAWMDALQPEIQWTGMAKGAALSVSYALILFALAFRRFRAKDITS from the coding sequence ATGAGCCGGGCGCTGCCCCTGCGGGTCGAGGCGGTGCGCCAGTTCCGGCGGCGCCGGACGCTGGTGGCCTTCGGGCTGCTGCTCGCGCTGCCGTGGATCCTCATCCTGGCGTTCCAGTTCGGCGGCGAGGGCGACGCGCCGGACGGGCGGATCTCGCTGGTGGACGTGGCGACGACGGGCGGGCTGAACTTCGCCCTGTTCTCGCTGTTCGTGGCGACGGGCTTCCTGCTGGTCGTGGCGGTCGCGCTGTTCTGCGGCGACACGGTGGCCAGCGAGGCCGGCTGGTCGTCGCTGCGCTATCTGCTGGCCGCGCCCGTCCCGCGCGACAGGCTGCTGCGGCAGAAGCTGATCGTGGCGCTCGGGTACGCGGCGGCCGCGGTGCTGACACTGCCGGTGATGGCGCTGCTGGCGGGCACCCTGGTCTTCGGCTGGACGGACGTGACGATCCCGACGGGCGGGACCTTCCCCGCCGAGGCGGCCTTCGGCCGGATGGCGATCATCGCGGGGTACGCGCTGGTCTCCCAGCTCGTCGTCGCGGCGGTGGCGTTCCTGCTGTCGGTGAGCACCGACTCGCCGCTCGGCGCGGTGGGCGGGGCCGTCGGCATGGTGATCATCTGCAACATCCTGGACGCGGTGGAGGCCCTCGGCTCCTGGCGGGACGTGCTGCCGACCCGCTACATGTACGCCTGGATGGACGCGCTCCAGCCCGAGATCCAGTGGACGGGCATGGCCAAGGGGGCCGCCCTGTCCGTCTCGTACGCGCTCATCCTGTTCGCGCTGGCCTTCCGGCGCTTCCGCGCCAAGGACATCACCTCCTGA
- a CDS encoding esterase-like activity of phytase family protein, protein MRLRMRLSAGALASAALVAGLSPAAHAGGKDPLFERVATYPVFQNLPAGADPADETVAEISAVTEDGRTLIYTDAPGERVGFLDLSKPGSPKGLGTLATEGGQPTSVAVVGAYALIVIDTSESFTAPSGRVDVVRIADRTLVRSIDLGGQPDSIAVKGKYAAIAMENQRDEDVAPEGGEEGDLPQAPAGFLQILDLKGANPSSWGVRKVPFTKADGSALPAFTAAGIDTPSDPEPEYVSINGRGRVAVTLQENNGVAIVDLASGRIEKVFSTGKVTVSGVDTEEDGVLSPTGTITDVPREPDAISWVDDATLATANEGDWKGGSRGWTVFSASGKVLWDAGNSFERLALQHGHANDDRSENKGTEPEGLTVGTFQGKRYAFVGSERSNFVAVYDLSRPSRPRFVQFLATNAGPEGLLAVPSRGMFIVSSETDDASVGVRAGVQVFRLGEPSTPGLISATGRDGTPIGWGALSGLSAEPGSRDGLYAISDNAYAPTRIYSIDTDETPAVITSALTVTKDGAPAAYDAEGIAARRSGGFWLANEGAKGPGNLLVEVDAKGAVTREVALPADITSRMGAQGLEGVTVTGSGAAETVWVTLQRPLTGDPANTVRIGRFAPATGTWSWFGYPIEPSASTANWNGLSEITAYDGRLIVVERDKASGTAAAHKKLYSVALPTGEPAGLPVLQKTLVRDLLPDLASLGGWVQEKVEGFAVTGAGRPWIVTDNDAVQDATGETVFLSFTKRLR, encoded by the coding sequence ATGCGCCTTCGCATGCGTCTGTCGGCCGGAGCGCTCGCGAGCGCCGCGTTGGTCGCCGGGCTGAGCCCCGCCGCGCACGCGGGCGGCAAGGACCCGCTGTTCGAGCGGGTCGCGACCTACCCGGTGTTCCAGAACCTGCCCGCGGGCGCCGACCCCGCCGACGAGACCGTCGCGGAGATCAGCGCGGTCACCGAGGACGGCAGGACCCTCATCTACACCGACGCCCCGGGCGAGCGCGTCGGCTTCCTCGACCTCTCCAAGCCGGGCTCTCCCAAGGGCCTCGGCACCCTGGCGACCGAGGGGGGCCAGCCGACCTCCGTCGCCGTCGTCGGCGCCTACGCCCTGATCGTCATCGACACGAGCGAGAGCTTCACCGCCCCGTCCGGCCGGGTCGACGTCGTGCGCATCGCCGACCGCACCCTCGTGCGCAGCATCGACCTCGGCGGCCAGCCCGACTCGATCGCCGTGAAGGGCAAGTACGCGGCCATCGCGATGGAGAACCAGCGCGACGAGGACGTCGCCCCCGAGGGCGGCGAAGAAGGCGACCTGCCTCAGGCCCCCGCCGGATTCCTCCAGATCCTCGACCTCAAGGGCGCGAACCCGTCGTCTTGGGGCGTGCGCAAGGTCCCCTTCACCAAGGCCGACGGAAGCGCACTGCCCGCCTTCACCGCCGCCGGGATCGACACCCCCTCGGACCCCGAGCCCGAGTACGTCTCGATCAACGGGCGCGGCCGCGTCGCCGTCACCCTCCAGGAGAACAACGGCGTCGCGATCGTCGACCTGGCCTCCGGCCGGATCGAGAAGGTCTTCTCCACCGGGAAGGTCACGGTGTCCGGTGTGGACACCGAGGAGGACGGCGTCCTCTCCCCGACCGGCACGATCACCGACGTGCCGCGCGAGCCCGACGCGATCTCCTGGGTCGACGACGCGACCCTCGCGACCGCCAACGAGGGCGACTGGAAGGGCGGCAGCCGCGGCTGGACCGTCTTCTCCGCGTCCGGCAAGGTCCTGTGGGACGCCGGGAACTCCTTCGAGCGGCTGGCGCTCCAGCACGGGCACGCCAACGACGACAGGTCGGAGAACAAGGGCACCGAGCCCGAGGGCCTGACCGTCGGGACCTTCCAGGGCAAGCGGTACGCCTTCGTCGGATCCGAGCGCTCGAACTTCGTCGCGGTCTACGACCTGAGCCGGCCGTCCCGGCCCCGGTTCGTGCAGTTCCTCGCCACGAACGCCGGGCCGGAGGGGCTGCTCGCGGTCCCGTCGCGCGGCATGTTCATCGTCTCCTCCGAGACCGACGACGCCTCGGTGGGCGTCCGCGCGGGCGTCCAGGTGTTCCGGCTCGGCGAGCCGTCGACGCCCGGCCTGATCTCCGCGACGGGCAGGGACGGCACGCCGATCGGCTGGGGCGCCCTGTCGGGCCTGTCCGCCGAGCCGGGCAGCCGCGACGGCCTGTACGCGATCTCCGACAACGCCTACGCGCCGACCAGGATCTACTCGATCGACACCGACGAGACCCCCGCGGTGATCACCTCGGCCCTGACCGTCACCAAGGACGGCGCCCCCGCCGCCTATGACGCCGAAGGGATCGCGGCCCGTCGATCCGGCGGGTTCTGGCTGGCCAACGAGGGCGCCAAGGGTCCGGGGAACCTCCTGGTCGAGGTGGACGCCAAGGGCGCGGTCACCCGCGAGGTCGCGCTGCCGGCCGACATCACGTCCCGGATGGGCGCGCAGGGCCTTGAGGGCGTGACCGTCACCGGGTCCGGCGCCGCCGAGACCGTCTGGGTGACGCTCCAGCGGCCGCTCACCGGCGACCCGGCGAACACCGTCCGGATCGGGCGGTTCGCCCCGGCGACGGGCACCTGGTCGTGGTTCGGGTACCCGATCGAGCCGTCGGCGTCGACCGCCAACTGGAACGGGCTGTCGGAGATCACCGCCTATGACGGGCGGCTGATCGTCGTCGAGCGCGACAAGGCGTCCGGCACGGCCGCCGCGCACAAGAAGCTGTACTCCGTCGCGCTGCCCACCGGCGAGCCGGCGGGGCTGCCCGTGCTCCAGAAGACCCTCGTGCGGGACCTGCTGCCCGACCTCGCCTCCCTGGGCGGCTGGGTGCAGGAGAAGGTCGAGGGCTTCGCCGTCACGGGCGCCGGCCGTCCGTGGATCGTCACCGACAACGACGCGGTCCAGGACGCCACCGGCGAGACGGTGTTCCTGTCCTTCACCAAGCGCCTGCGCTGA
- a CDS encoding NADPH-dependent F420 reductase, whose amino-acid sequence MIGILGAGGVARALAAGLRAAGREVVVGARSPAGWDVPGVRAVAPREAAGAADVVVNALPGDVSLDVLAGLSRELQGKVVLDVANAVVPDPVGFAVALRYPGGSLAAELQRVLPGSRVVKALNTAHVSLMAAPGSLPVPPDVFLSGDDPAAKDVVRGLLRDLGWPDRAVVDLGGVETARGPESFVLMVGDLVRALGPVPFAFSVAR is encoded by the coding sequence GTGATCGGGATTCTCGGCGCGGGCGGGGTGGCCCGAGCGCTGGCGGCGGGGCTGCGCGCGGCTGGCCGCGAGGTCGTGGTGGGCGCGCGGAGCCCCGCCGGGTGGGACGTGCCCGGCGTGCGGGCGGTCGCGCCGCGCGAGGCGGCAGGGGCGGCCGACGTGGTCGTGAACGCGCTGCCGGGCGACGTCTCCCTCGACGTGCTGGCCGGCCTGTCCCGCGAGCTGCAGGGCAAGGTGGTGCTCGACGTCGCCAACGCGGTGGTGCCGGATCCGGTGGGGTTCGCCGTGGCGCTGCGGTATCCGGGTGGGAGCCTCGCCGCGGAGCTCCAGCGGGTGCTGCCCGGGTCCCGGGTGGTCAAGGCGCTGAACACCGCGCACGTCTCGCTCATGGCCGCCCCCGGCTCCCTCCCCGTCCCGCCCGACGTCTTCCTTTCCGGTGACGACCCCGCGGCCAAGGACGTCGTCCGGGGGCTGCTGCGCGACCTGGGCTGGCCGGACCGGGCGGTCGTCGACCTCGGGGGCGTGGAGACGGCCCGCGGGCCCGAGTCCTTCGTCCTGATGGTCGGGGACCTCGTGCGCGCGCTGGGCCCGGTGCCCTTCGCCTTCTCCGTCGCACGGTGA
- a CDS encoding winged helix-turn-helix transcriptional regulator, whose translation MTTLSAAARRAAARADHLDRAAACPANRLLDRLGDKWAPLVLRALADGPLRYNALSRTVAGASQKMLTQTLRALERDGFLRRTAAPGVPARVDYALTPLAESLLPLLDSLASWAEENMPRVDRSRAAYDTRRG comes from the coding sequence ATGACCACCCTCAGCGCCGCCGCCCGCCGCGCCGCGGCCCGCGCCGACCACCTCGACCGCGCCGCCGCGTGCCCCGCCAACCGGCTGCTGGACCGGCTCGGCGACAAATGGGCGCCGCTGGTCCTGCGGGCGCTCGCGGACGGGCCGCTCCGCTACAACGCGCTGTCCCGGACCGTCGCGGGGGCCAGCCAGAAGATGCTCACCCAGACCCTGCGCGCCCTCGAACGCGACGGGTTCCTCCGCCGCACCGCGGCCCCCGGCGTCCCGGCCCGGGTGGACTACGCCCTGACGCCCCTGGCCGAGAGCCTCCTGCCCCTCCTGGACTCCCTCGCGTCGTGGGCCGAGGAGAACATGCCGCGCGTCGACCGCTCCCGGGCCGCCTACGACACCCGTCGCGGCTGA
- a CDS encoding CsbD family protein: MGFLDKMKNKAEQMKGHAKEATGKATHDKSMKDEGRVDRIKGSAKQAGEHLKDAAKDLRHRGK; encoded by the coding sequence ATGGGGTTCCTGGACAAGATGAAGAACAAAGCCGAGCAGATGAAGGGGCATGCCAAGGAGGCGACGGGCAAGGCCACCCATGACAAGTCGATGAAGGACGAGGGGCGGGTGGACCGGATCAAGGGCAGCGCCAAGCAGGCGGGCGAGCATCTGAAGGATGCCGCGAAGGACCTCCGGCACCGCGGCAAGTGA
- a CDS encoding dihydrofolate reductase family protein, producing MGEGVAALKALPGKDIAIFGSAKLTASLLELGLVDELRIMIHPVILGAGRSVLRTVARRIPLELTSTRVFASGSVMLHYRPISG from the coding sequence GTGGGTGAGGGGGTCGCGGCGCTCAAGGCGCTGCCGGGCAAGGACATCGCGATCTTCGGCAGCGCGAAGCTGACCGCGAGCCTCCTCGAGCTCGGCCTGGTCGACGAGCTGCGGATCATGATCCATCCGGTCATCCTGGGCGCGGGCAGGTCCGTGCTGCGCACCGTGGCCCGCCGGATTCCCCTCGAGCTGACCTCTACCAGGGTCTTCGCCTCGGGAAGTGTGATGCTTCACTACCGGCCGATATCGGGGTGA